Proteins encoded by one window of Megachile rotundata isolate GNS110a chromosome 10, iyMegRotu1, whole genome shotgun sequence:
- the PHRF1 gene encoding PHD and ring finger domains 1 isoform X3, producing MSSDNDQIPLPGKRKKLVIHDSNDSDESIVQSHRRKRTSKVISEGESSDDDSDIQGPVLRRPTHRVIINDESNYDTSSSESSKQFGESSESSESQSDCSSSSELGNKSLYRRKFLGKPKSKKPPKIVSDTDSDSSDEHLEKCPICLLPFRKQQIGTPASCEHCFCLECLIEWSKNVNTCPVDRQTFAVIHVKDKLGGQIIKCVPVEVTPREEESLDDLTFCEVCHQSDREDRMLLCDGCDCGYHLECLNPPLDEVPVEEWFCPECSQNSQSDAEAVEIDVDEIPDLMEEARTLGVSYGRSYRNNLIQDSFRRIIPRTRHTERVRANILRRNRVDDNLQLSHQLRLDPNQPSTSGLESLGDNSQSRSSSNTSSSRGRNCSNKHSRKSQKSRRSRSSSSDSSDVSVSRNSQRRVGDKSDAGNSGTKKSRRKSSSKRKSSTKKSGSRTKSRKSGRSKKSSNRGTLLREVRITERNENGEEEEIITYVKVASVGPRKRKTKRRKRRRFRRQARTVSSVLANTKKRLASSLGICKPVKGVPALLPSVKNRVVLTERSALTISRYNAGISRLSLLGDGLNLDYSPPGSETEDYHTSVGPTITVQRRSVISSRRHLHLKSIASPQQSQIDLLTSIISDQEIWHSKNNNVTLKANGLIVNEKKEDVDDLKKGKLEEKSVIKTEEIVSTEDRVTGTDAPLEISGIKPELITQAPMYNNPCGGGNRGNFRGGYRDNARHSHGGQNYGRDSLPGSGRHSYGGSGGNFGRDFGPPAFYNPNFEHCGPPMFGGNPPFRNRNPQHFRNERFRFMPPGRPPFAFGEGFEHHSFPERFGRPRSPQASLERPQNNMPVNLPEDTPRNDTAEQQSQDSENTSVRQEEDCDIYCDIETKSDGELQDQQNGSMALLPPPEPPSGLLDFEENSRSEKDSDQELVIDDSQKEDTPKNDKYDPFSVDSDSDSETKKNEEETESKNESQTSKTVAQPEVLDPSLRLSVYDDEEEEDSQADCPNFSIYSSQTIDVARHTEQQLSQQIGPLEPPPLPPSIPDDDDVIVGDVQACDLADIPEPSDPYVEALRKERQTLSKIPPKKISHDSRGKITFKIGTKLKINNRLLGLQEEEEDKESDDEKKKEPEPAKEEETSVDRDEERKKIAKSKLEEELESKEEEKELEKSLSSVNPPPVEEEDVIEQQTEKECLEVSKVDTLKVNLNEVVSAEVTELSPKNVENKLNSECIPKEDVEKLTPLLETSKINDKEESSMKISKSDEKHEEAKIKDVDDLESEKDDKEQRHGGEEEEEEEEDEEEEEEEEEEEISMGRFPIEKDKSDKKSTVEEDANKQTWESDGAYTPCKDELPLKESKSSSEQMSHMESGLEPITPTKDKPDDLDSCRTPVDYNALGTEAISETDEAINFEDELTLLSLRKEKEMEDGEIVEEKSTKEGEKPENDKEDDKKRKKKEKKEKSKETEKNKENIASENQVAWKKLSKSTKERSYRDKEKRSKSKEKEKPKKKKEVVKKKEKRKELPRYDVRKIVAERPSRPRKDEYGRDIREKSRQRSRSRSCSSSKRSRSYSKLRSRSRSRTRLQRSWSRDRRSYSKSLSRRRSLSRGRRKSPKRRSTSRKRSSSRKRSLSRRRSRSVSRKRRSLSRRRSRRSISRSRRSLSRTRQRRSVSRSRRSLSRSRDRRKDKKKYKSRSRSRNRKRSRSKSPRKSSKSKERKHSKRKAQSRSRSKAGSCSRNWEQVDKIVEPDFAREREERESWSAQWTPSWSRSRSKTPQHVQQDAIASREWSPMMENVAVPPKNLTVILTNKEAIKKKKKERRKDSKKGKDEKKRKGKRNRTPPPSKEVFASGDNILVSVCFNKDNENDQTGVPEFPETIPLIPPLKRRRRESLQAEPPKRSKKEKSKDKRSKSPKPKKDKKKKSKAAEIAATKKPVAVIDLDQSPFREQTPSPRDVIVLSDDDDKQIQQITPDQCQPSQNSPPREQFVSQGPKTPPEPQIKFSINKQTNNLRPSMLNPLLDEEEEEEMDERVEEELEMRAQEELELRLKIGPNTPPEPPTSPPTSPDAYDPFDPTKSRSPTPDASQEANSGDERRRSPRKHDSVDGNILEEENIQSQERQSQEKQLEKPKIISMVTIKRASPQRDDANENENNKDIAVSTGNLEPNRISPSNQQKQRSGDRSQAPAVFVNTGKQRGSKSGQTKTNGQNGNDAGTETTDNVDMSSPYSPGSTLSDGIFDPPSPTAYNSPGAGTGGGGTGPVSGSQPIKNSSSKTAKPTDKKDAFDALFGAMPVTKTTSKPSKTKKSEKDKKKKSTNPKVGVRMDENQLQILDDLPSSAVEMQVKDKFLKKLNRQERVVEEVKLVLKPHYTKKHVTKEEYKDIMRKAVPKICHNKTGEINPKKIAHLIEAYVRKCRNSKKKTTESSSTKASKPTKILWS from the exons ATGTCTAGTGACAACGATCAGATTCCTCTGCCTGGTAAGCGGAAGAAACTTGTCATACATGATAGTAATGATAGTGATGAATCTATAGTTCAATCTCACAGAAGGAAAAGGACCTct AAAGTTATTAGTGAAGGTGAAAGTAGTGACGATGATAGTGATATTCAAGGACCTGTTCTTCGCAGACCAACTCAT agGGTTATTATAAATGACGAATCAAATTATGATACTAGCAGTTCAGAGTCTAGCAAGCAATTTG GGGAAAGTAGCGAAAGTtcggaatcacaatcagactgtAGCAGTTCATCAGAATTAGGAAACAAGTCTCTTTACAGACGAAAGTTTCTTGGCAAACCAAAATCTAAAAAACCTCCAAAAATTGTATCTGATACAGATTCAGACAGTAGCGATGAACACCTAGAGAAATGCCCAATTTGTCTACTTCCCTTTAGAAAACAGCAGATAGGAACTCCTGCTTCCTGCGAACATTGTTTTTGTTTGGAATGTTTAATTGAATGgagtaaaaatgtaaataccTGCCCAGTAGATCGACAAACTTTTGCAGTAATTCATGTTAAAGATAAACTTGGTGGCCAG ATTATTAAATGTGTACCAGTGGAAGTTACTCCTCGCGAAGAAGAAAGTCTAGATGATCTTACATTTTGTGAAGTTTGTCATCAAAGCGATAGGGAAGATCGTATGCTTCTTTgtgatggttgtgattgtggttacCATTTGGAATGTTTGAATCCTCCTTTAGATGAAGTTCCTGTTGAAGAGTGGTTTTGTCCCGAGTGTTCACAAAACAGTCAAAGCGATGCAGAAGCT GTGGAAATTGATGTGGATGAAATCCCAGATTTAATGGAAGAAGCTCGTACGCTTGGTGTTTCTTATGGACGATCTTATCGCAACAATTTGATCCAAGACTCTTTCCGAAGAATTATACCTCGTACTAGACATACTGAACGTGTTAGAGCTAACATTCTCAG gaGAAACAGAGTGGAtgataatttacaattatcTCATCAATTAAGACTTGATCCAAACCAACCTTCTACTTCAGGTTTGGAGTCTCTTGGAGATAACAGTCAAAGTCGGTCTTCAAGTAACACCTCCAGTTCTAGAGGTCGAAATTGTTCAAATAAACATTCTCGAAAATCACAAAAATCTCGAAGAAGTAGAAGTAGTTCAAGTGACTCTAGCGATGTAAGTGTTTCTAGAAATTCGCAAAGAAGAGTTGGCGATAAAAGTGATGCTGGGAACTCTGGTACTAAAAAATCCAGAAGAAAAAGTAGTAGCAAAAGAAAAAGTAGTACGAAAAAAAGTGGAAGTAGAACTAAATCAAGAAAATCTGGAAGATCTAAGAAATCATCTAACCGGGGTACACTGTTAAGAGAAGTTAGAATTACAGAGCGTAATGAAAACGGGGAAGAAGAAGAGATTATAACATATGTGAAAGTGGCTTCAGTTGGGCCgcgaaaaagaaaaacaaaaagaagaaaG AGAAGACGGTTCAGAAGACAAGCTAGAACTGTGTCCAGTGTTTTAGCTAATACCAAAAAAAGACTTGCAAGTTCTTTGGGTATTTGTAAGCCAGTTAAAGGTGTTCCCGCTTTACTGCCTAGTGTTAAAAACCGTGTAGTTTTAACGGAAAGATCCGCGTTGACTATTTCTAGATATAATGCTGGAATTTCAAGGCTTAGCTTACTTGGAGATGGTTTAAATCTGGATTACAGTCCTCCAGG ATCAGAGACGGAAGATTATCACACAAGTGTTGGTCCTACCATAACCGTTCAAAGACGCTCTGTGATTTCTTCCCGAAGACATCTACATCTAAAAAGTATTGCTAGTCCACAACAATCACAAATTGATCTTttaacaagcataataagtgACCAAGAAATTTGGcattcaaaaaataataatgtaactTTAAAAGCTAATGGTCTCATTGTGAATGAAAAGAAAGAAGATGTCGACGATTTGAAGAAAGGAAAGCTAGAAGAAAAAAGCGTGATTAAAACAGAAGAAATAGTATCTACAGAAGACAGAGTTACTGGAACTGATGCTCCGTTAGAAATTTCCGGAATTAAACCAGAGCTAATTACACAGGCTCCAATGTATAACAATCCTTGTGGGGGAGGAAACAGAGGCAATTTCAGAGGTGGCTACAGGGATAATGCAAGGCATAGTCACGGTGGACAGAACTACGGTAGAGATTCTTTACCTGGAAGTGGAAGGCACAGTTATGGAGGAAGTGGAGGTAATTTTGGAAGAGATTTTGGACCACCTGCATTTTATAATCCAAATTTTGAACACTGTGGGCCTCCAATGTTCGGAGGCAATCCTCCGTTTAGAAATCGCAACCCTCAACACTTCAGAAACGAAag ATTCCGCTTCATGCCTCCAGGAAGACCTCCATTTGCTTTCGGTGAAGGTTTTGAACATCACTCCTTTCCCGAAAGATTTGGTCGTCCTAGATCTCCTCAAGCTTCTCTCGAGCGTCCTCAAAATAATATGCCAGTAAATCTACCAGAAGACACTCCAAGAAATGACACTGCAGAACAACAGTCGCAAGATAGTGAAAATACTTCAGTCAGACAAGAGGAAGATTGTGATATTTATTGTGACATTGAAACAAAGTCAGATGGAGAACTTCAGGATCAACAAAATGGTTCCATGGCTTTGTTACCACCTCCAGAACCACCATCAGGACTCCtagattttgaagaaaattcaAGAAGTGAAAAAGACAGTGACCAAGAATTAGTTATCGATGATAGTCAAAAAGAAGACACTCCGAAAAATGATAAGTATGATCCTTTTTCCGTGGACAGTGACAGTGACAGTGAAACGAAGAAAAACGAGGAAGAAACAGAATCAAAAAATGAAAGTCAGACATCGAAGACTGTAGCACAACCTGAAGTTCTGGATCCATCGCTTCGTTTGTCAGTTTACGAcgatgaagaagaagaggatTCTCAAGCAGACTGTCCAAACTTCTCCATTTATTCTTCGCAAACAATTGACGTAGCACGACATACCGAACAACAATTATCACAGCAAATCGGACCTCTCGAACCACCACCGCTTCCGCCTTCGATTCCAGATGATGATGATGTTATTGTCGGTGATGTTCAAGCTTGCGATCTTGCTGACATTCCAGAACCGTCTGATCCATACGTTGAAGCTTTGCGGAAGGAAAGACAAACTTTGAGTAAAATCCCGCCAAAGAAAATTTCTCATGATAGCAGAGGCAAGATTACCTTCAAAATTGGTACTAAATTGAAGATCAACAATAGATTGCTAGGActgcaagaagaagaagaagacaaaGAGAGTGACGATGAGAAGAAAAAGGAACCTGAG ccagcaaaagaagaagaaacgtcTGTTGATCGTGatgaagaaaggaaaaaaattgCCAAGAGTAAACTCGAGGAAGAACTTGAatcaaaagaagaagaaaaggaattAGAAAAATCATTATCGTCTGTAAATCCGCCTCCAGTTGAAGAGGAAGATGTGATTGAACAACAAACAGAAAAAGAGTGTTTAGAAGTATCCAAAGTTGATACGCTAAAAGTTAATTTGAATGAAGTTGTTTCTGCAGAAGTAACTGAGTTATCGCCAAAAAATGTAGAGAACAAATTAAACAGTGAGTGTATACCGAAAGAAGATGTTGAAAAGTTAACACCACTTCTTGAAACATCGAAGATCAATGACAAAGAAGAAAGTTcaatgaaaatttcgaaatcggaTGAGAAACATGAGGAAGCAAAAATTAAGGATGTAGATGATTTAGAGAGCGAAAAAGACGACAAAGAACAACGTCATGGCggtgaagaagaagaggaggaagaggaagatgaggaggaagaagaagaggaagaagaggaagagattTCAATGGGAAGATTTCCCATTGAAAAAGACAAATCTGACAAAAAAAGTACTGTCGAAGAAGACGCTAATAAGCAAACATGGGAATCAGATGGAGCCTATACTCCGTGCAAAGATGAACTCCCTTTGAAGGAATCAAAATCTTCTTCCGAACAAATGTCACATATGGAAAGTGGTTTAGAACCAATTACGCCCACGAAAGATAAACCTGACGATTTGGATAGTTGCAGAACGCCTGTAGATTATAACGCTTTAGGTACTGAAGCTATTTCTGAGACGGATGAAGCAATTAATTTTGAAGATGAACTCACTTTATTAAGTTTGAGAAAGGAGAAGGAAATGGAGGATGGAGAAATCGTTGAAGAAAAGAGTACTAAAGAAGGCGAGAAACCTGAAAATGACAAAGAAGATGACAAGAAacggaaaaagaaagagaagaaagaaaaaagtaagGAGACAGAgaagaataaagaaaatattgctTCAGAAAATCAAGTAGCATGGAAGAAACTTTCTAAAAGTACAAAAGAGAGATCTTATAGGGATAAAGAGAAGCGATCAAAATCAAAGGAGAAAGAGAAaccgaagaaaaagaaggaagtggttaagaagaaagaaaagaggaaAGAATTACCCAGATATGATGTTAGAAAAATAGTTGCTGAAAGACCTTCGAGACCAAGAAAAGACGAATATGGAAGAGATATCAGAGAGAAATCAAGGCAAAGAAGCAGATCTAGAAGTTGTAGTTCATCCAAACGTTCTAGATCGTATTCCAAACTTCGATCCAGAAGCAGATCTAGGACTAGATTACAAAGATCATGGTCAAGGGACCGTAGATCATACTCAAAATCTCTTTCAAGAAGAAGATCGCTTTCTCGAGGAAGACGTAAGTCGCCCAAAAGACGATCAACTTCCAGAAAAAGATCTTCTTCAAGGAAACGATCGCTGTCCAGAAGAAGATCGAGGTCGGTTTCCAGAAAGAGAAGGTCATTGTCTCGAAGAAGATCTAGAAGATCTATCTCGAGGTCCAGAAGATCCCTTTCAAGGACTAGACAAAGAAGATCCGTATCGAGATCCAGGAGATCTTTATCCAGATCACGCGACAGGCGCAAGGATAAGAAGAAATATAAGTCTCGAAGTCGATCAAGGAACCGCAAGCGGTCTCGATCAAAATCACCCCGTAAATCTTCGAAATCTAAGGAGAGGAAACATTCGAAACGAAAAGCACAAAGCAGGTCGAGATCCAAAGCAGGTTCTTGCTCAAGGAATTGGGAACAAGTTGACAAAATTGTGGAACCAGACTTCGCAAGAGAAAGGGAGGAAAGAGAATCCTGGAGTGCTCAATGGACACCTTCTTGGTCAAGATCCAGATCCAAAACGCCACAGCATGTACAACAAGATGCAATTGCATCCAGGGAATGGTCTCCAATGATGGAAAATGTTGCAGTTCCGCCAAAAAATTTGACTGTAATTTTAACCAATAAAGAAGCTattaagaagaaaaagaaagaacgtCGAAAGGATAGTAAAAAGGGGAAAgatgaaaaaaagagaaaggggAAGAGAAATAGAACTCCTCCACCATCAAAAGAAGTGTTCGCCAGTGGAGACAATATTTTGGTCAGTGTGTGTTTCAACAAGGATAATGAGAATGACCAAACGGGAGTTCCAGAATTTCCAGAAACGATTCCTTTGATTCCTCCTCTGAAACGACGTCGTAGGGAATCCTTACAGGCAGAGCCTCCAAAGCGTTCAAAGAAAGAGAAGTCAAAGGATAAGcggtccaaatctccaaagcctAAAAAAGACAAAAAGAAGAAATCTAAAGCAGCTGAAATAGCGGCCACGAAGAAACCAGTAGCCGTGATTGATCTGGATCAATCTCCGTTCAGAGAACAGACACCATCGCCAAGAGACGTGATAGTCCTCAGTGATGACGATGACAAACAAATTCAGCAAATCACACCAGATCAGTGTCAGCCTTCACAAAATTCTCCACCGCGAGAACAGTTTGTTTCTCAAGGTCCAAAAACACCTCCTGAACCACAAATAAAATTctcaataaataaacaaaccaaCAACTTACGACCATCAATGTTGAATCCCCTTTTGGatgaggaggaagaagaagagatgGATGAAAGGGTTGAAGAAGAATTAGAGATGAGAGCACAAGAAGAATTGGAATTAAGATTGAAAATTGGACCGAATACCCCTCCTGAACCTCCAACTTCTCCTCCAACTAGTCCAGATGCTTATGATCCATTTGATCCAACAAAATCTAGGTCACCAACACCAGATGCCAGCCAAGAAGCAAATTCCGGCGATGAAAGAAGGAGGTCCCCAAGGAAACACGACTCTGTTGATGGAAATATCCTTGAAGAGGAAAACATCCAGTCGCAGGAAAGGCAGAGCCAAGAGAAGCAGCTGGAGAAGCCTAAAATTATTTCTATGGTGACAATTAAAAGAGCTTCTCCACAACGGGATGATgcgaatgaaaatgaaaacaatAAGGATATAGCAGTTTCAACTGGGAATTTAGAG CCAAATAGAATCTCACCAAGTAATCAACAAAAGCAGCGTTCAGGGGATCGTTCTCAAGCACCTGCAGTGTTTGTGAACACTGGAAAGCAAAGAGGATCAAAATCTGGTCAGACAAAAACGAATGGACAGAATGGCAATGATGCAGGTACGGAAACAACAGACAACGTGGATATGTCTTCTCCTTATTCGCCTGGCTCAACTCTTAGCGATGGTATTTTCGATCCACCGAGTCCTACGGCTTATAATTCACCTGGAGCTGGAACCGGTGGTGGTGGAACAGGGCCTGTTAGTGGATCCCAACCTATTAAAAACAGCAGTTCGAAAACAGCAAAGCCCACTGATAAGAAAGACGCTTTCGATGCACTTTTTGGTGCTATGCCAGTTACGAAGACTACCAGTAAACCAAGCAAAACCAAAAAGTCTGAGAAGGATAAGAAGAAAAAGTCCACAAATCCAAAAGTAGGTGTCAGAATGGATGAAAATCAGCTACAAATATTGGATGATCTTCCAAGTTCTGCTGTTGAAATGCAAGTCAAGGATAAG TTCCTAAAGAAATTAAATCGCCAAGAACGAGTGGTGGAAGAAGTAAAGTTGGTCTTGAAGCCTCATTATACAAAAAAACATGTTACAAAGGAAGAATACAAGGATATTATGCGTAAAGCAGTACCCAAG atATGTCACAATAAGACAGGAGAAATCAATCCGAAGAAAATCGCCCATTTAATTGAAGCTTACGTTAGAAAATGCAGAAATAGTAAGAAAAAAACTACTGAGAGTTCCTCTACGAAGGCCTCTAAACCCAC AAAAATTTTGTGGAGTTGA